In Amycolatopsis sp. EV170708-02-1, the following are encoded in one genomic region:
- the sucD gene encoding succinate--CoA ligase subunit alpha, producing the protein MAIFLDEHSKVVVAGMTGAEGRKHTARMLAAGTNVVGGINPRKAGQEVHLSGRSLPVFGDTAEAVAATGADVSVLFVPPPAVKDAVIEAVDAGVGMAVVITEGVPVHDAAAFWAHAQGSPTRVIGPNCPGVISPGRSNAGIIPDGITKPGRIGLVSKSGTLTYQLMHELREHGFSTCVGIGGDPIIGTTHIDVVEAFEKDPETDVIVLIGEIGGDAEERAAEYIRARVSKPVVGYIAGFTAPPGKTMGHAGAIVSGTGGTAEAKKKALEAAGIQVGRTPSETAAIVRETLVR; encoded by the coding sequence ATGGCGATCTTCCTGGACGAACACAGCAAGGTCGTCGTCGCGGGTATGACCGGTGCCGAAGGACGCAAGCACACCGCGCGCATGCTGGCCGCGGGAACGAACGTCGTCGGCGGGATCAACCCGCGCAAAGCCGGACAGGAGGTCCACCTCTCCGGGCGTTCTCTGCCCGTATTCGGTGATACCGCCGAGGCCGTCGCGGCGACCGGTGCGGACGTCTCGGTGCTCTTCGTCCCCCCGCCCGCGGTGAAGGACGCCGTCATCGAAGCCGTGGACGCCGGAGTCGGGATGGCGGTCGTCATCACCGAAGGGGTTCCGGTGCACGACGCCGCCGCTTTCTGGGCCCACGCGCAGGGAAGCCCCACGCGGGTGATCGGGCCGAACTGCCCGGGCGTGATCAGCCCCGGCCGGTCCAACGCCGGCATCATCCCGGACGGGATCACGAAACCCGGGCGGATCGGGCTGGTCTCGAAATCCGGCACACTGACCTATCAGCTGATGCACGAACTGCGCGAACACGGGTTCTCGACGTGTGTCGGCATCGGCGGCGACCCGATCATCGGCACCACGCACATCGACGTCGTCGAGGCGTTCGAAAAGGACCCCGAGACCGACGTGATCGTGCTCATCGGCGAGATCGGTGGCGACGCCGAGGAGCGGGCCGCCGAGTACATCCGGGCGAGGGTGAGCAAACCCGTCGTCGGCTACATCGCCGGGTTCACCGCGCCACCGGGGAAGACGATGGGGCACGCCGGCGCGATCGTGTCCGGGACCGGCGGAACGGCCGAAGCGAAGAAGAAGGCCCTGGAGGCGGCCGGGATCCAGGTCGGCCGCACGCCGAGCGAGACCGCGGCGATCGTCCGGGAAACCCTCGTCCGGTGA
- the sucC gene encoding ADP-forming succinate--CoA ligase subunit beta: MDLFEHEARDLFERHGVPVPRGKVATTPESARAIAVELGGSVVVKAQVKTGGRGKAGGVKVVHSPDDAEQAAEDILGMDIKGHRVHKVLVTEASAIAEEYYLSFLLDRAARTFLAMASAEGGMDIEAVAATKPGALARIPVDPLTGVDTALACRIIEAAGLPAAATDAIVALWTVFTEEDATLVEVNPLVLTTDGTVVAVDGKVTLDANAAFRQPSHAGLVDSPDEDPLERRAREAGLNYVKLDGDIGVIGNGAGLVMSTLDVVAAAAAEAGARGPANFLDIGGGASAEVMAAGLGVILGDEQVRSVFVNVFGGITACDAVADGIVRALALLGDRAAKPLVVRLDGNNVAEGRRILVAAAHPLVTLVDTMDDAAGAAAKLAAAEPEA, translated from the coding sequence GTGGACCTTTTCGAGCACGAGGCACGGGATCTCTTCGAGCGGCACGGTGTCCCGGTCCCCCGGGGAAAGGTCGCCACCACACCGGAATCGGCGAGGGCGATCGCCGTCGAACTGGGTGGATCCGTCGTGGTCAAGGCGCAGGTCAAGACCGGTGGACGCGGTAAGGCCGGCGGGGTGAAGGTCGTCCACTCCCCCGACGACGCCGAACAGGCCGCCGAGGACATCCTCGGAATGGACATCAAGGGACATCGGGTACACAAGGTGCTCGTCACCGAAGCCAGCGCGATCGCCGAGGAGTACTACCTCTCCTTCCTGCTCGACCGCGCGGCCCGGACCTTCCTCGCGATGGCGTCGGCCGAAGGCGGGATGGACATCGAGGCGGTCGCGGCCACGAAACCCGGTGCGCTGGCCCGGATCCCGGTCGATCCACTGACCGGTGTGGACACCGCGCTGGCCTGCCGGATCATCGAAGCCGCCGGGCTGCCCGCCGCGGCGACGGACGCGATCGTCGCGCTGTGGACGGTCTTCACCGAAGAAGACGCCACGCTGGTGGAGGTCAATCCGCTCGTGCTGACCACGGACGGGACGGTCGTCGCGGTCGACGGGAAGGTCACCCTCGACGCGAACGCCGCGTTCCGGCAACCGTCCCACGCCGGGCTCGTCGATTCGCCGGACGAGGACCCGCTCGAACGAAGGGCCCGGGAGGCCGGGCTCAACTACGTCAAACTGGACGGCGACATCGGCGTGATCGGCAACGGCGCCGGACTGGTCATGTCCACTTTGGACGTCGTGGCCGCGGCCGCCGCGGAAGCGGGTGCCCGAGGGCCCGCGAACTTCCTCGACATCGGCGGCGGCGCGTCGGCCGAGGTCATGGCGGCCGGGCTCGGTGTCATACTTGGCGACGAGCAGGTGCGCAGCGTCTTCGTCAACGTCTTCGGCGGGATCACCGCTTGCGACGCCGTCGCCGACGGGATCGTCCGCGCGCTCGCCCTGCTCGGCGATCGCGCGGCCAAACCGCTCGTGGTACGGCTCGACGGCAACAACGTCGCCGAAGGCAGGCGGATCCTCGTCGCGGCCGCGCATCCCCTGGTGACCTTGGTGGACACGATGGACGACGCCGCCGGTGCGGCGGCGAAACTGGCGGCCGCGGAACCGGAGGCGTGA